Proteins from one Vespa crabro chromosome 11, iyVesCrab1.2, whole genome shotgun sequence genomic window:
- the LOC124427833 gene encoding speckle-type POZ protein B-like isoform X3: MSVKYVAACQIDTFINSEEIPEYFKWSVCYLPNDLKEDDAFEVHFTIEHNVPVVKRNTMNSFVDITPTKLELYERLKMMYYAKPCTDIKIIVGDKEFLAHKSILFRSPVFAAMFSHKMLENNENRIDIKDVDPNVFEILLKFLYLGEVDEIQMTESTNNLIFDLMEVANIYQIEDLKIKLADIIEKYINISNAIDYLILADKYNVPSLKNVIMLFIKTNIKNIKETKSFKDMMQKHQGLMAEMLCYLIN; this comes from the exons ATGTCTGTAAA ATACGTAGCAGCTTGTCAAATAG ATACTTTCATAAATAGTGAAGAAATAccagaatattttaaatggtCTGTATGTTATCTACCCAATGATTTAAAGGAAGATGATGCCTTTGAAGTTCATTTTACCATTGAACATAATGTTCCTGTAGTCAAAAGGAATACGATGAATAGTTTTGTCGATATAACTCCAACAAAATTAGAACTTTACGAACGTTTAAAAATGATGTACTATGCAAAGCCATGTACagacattaaaataattgtcggTGATAAGGAATTTTTAGCACATAAGTCGATACTCTTTAGGAGTCCTGTATTTGCGGCTATGTTCTCCCACaaaatgttagaaaataatgaaaaccgTATTGACATAAAGGATGTGGATCCTAATgtctttgaaattttattgaaatttctttatctcgGAGAAGTCGATGAAATCCAGATGACTGAATCTACGAACAATTTGATTTTTGATCTAATGGAAGTGGCAAATATTTATCAGATAGAAGATTTGAAAATCAAATTGGCCGACataatagagaaatatataaacatttccAATGCTATAGATTATCTCATTTTAGCCGACAAATATAATGTACCGAGTTTAAAGAATGTAATcatgttatttataaaaacgaatattaagaacatTAAAGAAACTAAGTCATTTAAAGATATGATGCAAAAGCATCAGGGATTAATGGCAGAAATGCTTTGTTATCTCATAAATTAA
- the LOC124427833 gene encoding speckle-type POZ protein B-like isoform X1: MSTDDTNCAKPTTYIQQDISFDDMVTSYVCKVRPLKALISQRHFKTPVFHLNRYVAACQIDTFINSEEIPEYFKWSVCYLPNDLKEDDAFEVHFTIEHNVPVVKRNTMNSFVDITPTKLELYERLKMMYYAKPCTDIKIIVGDKEFLAHKSILFRSPVFAAMFSHKMLENNENRIDIKDVDPNVFEILLKFLYLGEVDEIQMTESTNNLIFDLMEVANIYQIEDLKIKLADIIEKYINISNAIDYLILADKYNVPSLKNVIMLFIKTNIKNIKETKSFKDMMQKHQGLMAEMLCYLIN, encoded by the exons atgtCGACGGATGATACGAATTGTGCAAAACCCACTACATATATTCAACAAGATATATCATTTGATGATATGGTGACAAGTTATGTCTGTAAAGTACGTCCATTAAAAGCTTTGATTTCTCAACGGCATTTCAAAACTCCAGTGTTTCATTTGAATAGATACGTAGCAGCTTGTCAAATAG ATACTTTCATAAATAGTGAAGAAATAccagaatattttaaatggtCTGTATGTTATCTACCCAATGATTTAAAGGAAGATGATGCCTTTGAAGTTCATTTTACCATTGAACATAATGTTCCTGTAGTCAAAAGGAATACGATGAATAGTTTTGTCGATATAACTCCAACAAAATTAGAACTTTACGAACGTTTAAAAATGATGTACTATGCAAAGCCATGTACagacattaaaataattgtcggTGATAAGGAATTTTTAGCACATAAGTCGATACTCTTTAGGAGTCCTGTATTTGCGGCTATGTTCTCCCACaaaatgttagaaaataatgaaaaccgTATTGACATAAAGGATGTGGATCCTAATgtctttgaaattttattgaaatttctttatctcgGAGAAGTCGATGAAATCCAGATGACTGAATCTACGAACAATTTGATTTTTGATCTAATGGAAGTGGCAAATATTTATCAGATAGAAGATTTGAAAATCAAATTGGCCGACataatagagaaatatataaacatttccAATGCTATAGATTATCTCATTTTAGCCGACAAATATAATGTACCGAGTTTAAAGAATGTAATcatgttatttataaaaacgaatattaagaacatTAAAGAAACTAAGTCATTTAAAGATATGATGCAAAAGCATCAGGGATTAATGGCAGAAATGCTTTGTTATCTCATAAATTAA
- the LOC124427833 gene encoding speckle-type POZ protein B-like isoform X2: MSVKYVAACQIGMRWDKQKALFRIICELEVINPPVFRKIVIKRNSLVLTDTFINSEEIPEYFKWSVCYLPNDLKEDDAFEVHFTIEHNVPVVKRNTMNSFVDITPTKLELYERLKMMYYAKPCTDIKIIVGDKEFLAHKSILFRSPVFAAMFSHKMLENNENRIDIKDVDPNVFEILLKFLYLGEVDEIQMTESTNNLIFDLMEVANIYQIEDLKIKLADIIEKYINISNAIDYLILADKYNVPSLKNVIMLFIKTNIKNIKETKSFKDMMQKHQGLMAEMLCYLIN; encoded by the exons ATGTCTGTAAA ATACGTAGCAGCTTGTCAAATAGGTATGCGATGGGATAAACAGAAGgcattatttcgtataatttGTGAATTGGAAGTTATTAATCCACCAGTGTTtcgaaaaatagtaattaaacGGAACTCCTTGGTATTGACAGATACTTTCATAAATAGTGAAGAAATAccagaatattttaaatggtCTGTATGTTATCTACCCAATGATTTAAAGGAAGATGATGCCTTTGAAGTTCATTTTACCATTGAACATAATGTTCCTGTAGTCAAAAGGAATACGATGAATAGTTTTGTCGATATAACTCCAACAAAATTAGAACTTTACGAACGTTTAAAAATGATGTACTATGCAAAGCCATGTACagacattaaaataattgtcggTGATAAGGAATTTTTAGCACATAAGTCGATACTCTTTAGGAGTCCTGTATTTGCGGCTATGTTCTCCCACaaaatgttagaaaataatgaaaaccgTATTGACATAAAGGATGTGGATCCTAATgtctttgaaattttattgaaatttctttatctcgGAGAAGTCGATGAAATCCAGATGACTGAATCTACGAACAATTTGATTTTTGATCTAATGGAAGTGGCAAATATTTATCAGATAGAAGATTTGAAAATCAAATTGGCCGACataatagagaaatatataaacatttccAATGCTATAGATTATCTCATTTTAGCCGACAAATATAATGTACCGAGTTTAAAGAATGTAATcatgttatttataaaaacgaatattaagaacatTAAAGAAACTAAGTCATTTAAAGATATGATGCAAAAGCATCAGGGATTAATGGCAGAAATGCTTTGTTATCTCATAAATTAA